One segment of Nostoc flagelliforme CCNUN1 DNA contains the following:
- a CDS encoding IS481 family transposase, producing the protein MPIDTIVDLRRRLEQLPPRSPSRRVLVQEIAQLYGISEDTVYRTLREGNVVRPVRRVDCDVPRVIPKAGLERYCEIIAAIKIRTSNRKGRHLSTVQAIRLLEEDGINTPDGHLRVPVGLLKPTTVNRYLNKWGYDRDTLLRQPPAVRFQAEYSNQCWHFDLSPSDLKHVKAPAFLEPGRGHPLLMLYSVVDDRSGFAYQEYHGVYGEDVEAALRFMFAAMSLKSETDFPFQGIPQMLYMDNGPIAKSLVFQKVMGYLGIEVRTHLPNGKDGRRVTARSKGKVERPFRTVKEMHETLYHLHEPETEAEANAWLMKFLLHYNSRPHRSEPHSRMEDWVSNLPSNGIRQMCNWERFCTFARSPERRKVGIDARVTVEGVAYEVEPDLAGETVVLWWGLFDNELYVEHGERRYGPFLPVDGPIPLHRYRSFKKTRTQKRADRIESLAKQLSLPNSVIGKGNPPEFGSSTTQLKVQPFVDPNPFQELTFSTVIAAKLAIADYLARPLAKLTPEQMAYINAVLVSTLNKQEVMKQIRDFFNPLSGTSHVE; encoded by the coding sequence ATACCAATTGATACAATCGTAGACCTACGTCGTCGCTTAGAGCAGCTACCACCGCGCAGTCCATCTCGTCGGGTATTAGTCCAAGAAATAGCTCAACTGTATGGCATTTCCGAAGATACTGTGTATCGAACACTACGAGAAGGAAATGTTGTTCGCCCAGTGCGGCGCGTTGATTGTGATGTCCCGCGTGTGATTCCTAAAGCCGGACTAGAGCGATACTGCGAAATCATTGCTGCCATTAAAATACGCACATCTAACCGCAAAGGTCGCCATTTATCTACCGTGCAAGCAATTCGCTTATTGGAAGAAGATGGCATCAACACACCAGATGGTCATCTTCGCGTTCCAGTCGGTTTGCTCAAACCAACCACCGTCAATCGTTATCTCAACAAATGGGGTTACGACCGCGATACCCTGCTGCGACAACCACCTGCTGTTCGCTTCCAGGCAGAATATAGCAATCAATGTTGGCATTTTGACCTCAGTCCATCAGACCTCAAGCACGTAAAAGCACCAGCCTTCCTAGAACCGGGACGTGGACATCCCTTGTTGATGCTTTATAGTGTCGTGGATGACCGTAGTGGTTTTGCATACCAAGAATACCACGGTGTTTACGGTGAAGATGTGGAGGCAGCACTGCGGTTTATGTTTGCCGCCATGTCACTCAAGTCGGAGACTGACTTTCCCTTTCAAGGCATTCCCCAAATGCTGTATATGGACAATGGGCCCATTGCCAAGAGCTTAGTGTTTCAAAAAGTAATGGGTTATTTGGGGATTGAAGTACGTACCCATTTACCAAATGGCAAAGATGGACGACGGGTGACAGCTCGTTCTAAGGGGAAGGTGGAACGACCGTTTCGCACTGTTAAAGAAATGCACGAAACTCTCTACCATCTGCATGAACCGGAGACCGAAGCTGAGGCAAACGCTTGGTTGATGAAGTTTTTGCTCCATTACAATAGCCGACCCCATCGCAGCGAACCCCATTCCCGGATGGAAGACTGGGTGAGCAATTTACCTAGTAACGGTATCCGTCAAATGTGTAATTGGGAACGTTTTTGTACATTTGCACGCTCCCCAGAACGCCGTAAGGTAGGCATCGATGCTCGCGTTACGGTTGAGGGGGTGGCTTATGAGGTGGAGCCAGATTTGGCTGGAGAAACTGTAGTTCTGTGGTGGGGCTTGTTCGATAACGAACTGTACGTAGAACATGGTGAACGTCGCTATGGGCCGTTTCTGCCTGTGGATGGCCCAATCCCCCTACATCGCTACCGTAGTTTTAAGAAAACACGAACACAGAAACGGGCTGACCGAATTGAATCTTTGGCTAAACAGTTGTCTTTACCGAACTCTGTGATTGGTAAAGGCAACCCGCCTGAATTCGGGAGTAGTACAACCCAACTAAAGGTGCAGCCTTTTGTAGACCCCAATCCATTTCAAGAACTGACATTCAGCACGGTGATTGCAGCCAAATTAGCGATCGCCGATTATTTGGCACGCCCATTAGCCAAACTCACCCCTGAACAAATGGCTTATATTAATGCGGTTCTGGTGTCTACTCTCAATAAGCAGGAGGTAATGAAACAAATTCGAGATTTCTTTAACCCATTATCAGGTACGAGCCATGTTGAGTGA
- a CDS encoding ExeA family protein — protein MLSDVMTYFGLKRTLDHVGYFETQEQTNLFKELKPQIRQGRLIALTGVVGCGKTTTLQRLQLELSSEKDIIISRCLAIDKDKVSVGVLMSALFCDLSTEKDAKPPTQPELRERKFLALIQKCRKPVVLFVDEAHDIHHGTLVKIKRLIELVRQNGCTLSVVLLGHPKLKNDLRRPSLEEIGARTNIFSLEGIRGHQVEYIKWLLSECIHDDYLPEDLITNEAIAFLAERLTTPLQIEHYLQRAFEDAYQAATKPVTLGMAEAVLTVGLNDLEPRLIRHGYTKTVLAELLNIRVSEVNSFLHAQLPPGRTQDLRDQMLKIGIPLYASEGN, from the coding sequence ATGTTGAGTGATGTCATGACTTATTTTGGACTTAAACGTACCTTAGATCATGTGGGCTATTTTGAGACCCAAGAACAGACAAATCTATTCAAAGAACTCAAACCCCAAATTAGGCAAGGTCGTTTGATTGCTCTAACAGGTGTTGTTGGTTGTGGTAAAACAACGACTTTACAACGACTGCAATTAGAATTGTCCTCCGAAAAAGACATTATTATTTCTCGTTGCCTTGCAATTGACAAAGATAAGGTCAGTGTCGGGGTTTTGATGAGTGCTTTGTTTTGCGATTTAAGTACAGAAAAGGACGCTAAACCACCGACCCAACCAGAACTCAGAGAACGAAAATTCTTAGCTTTAATTCAAAAATGCCGTAAGCCTGTAGTGCTTTTTGTGGATGAAGCTCATGACATTCATCACGGTACGTTAGTCAAAATTAAGCGTTTAATTGAATTGGTACGCCAGAATGGTTGCACTTTATCTGTAGTGCTGCTGGGACATCCCAAATTGAAAAATGATTTGCGTCGACCATCTTTGGAAGAGATTGGTGCTAGAACCAATATTTTTAGTTTAGAAGGTATTAGAGGACATCAAGTTGAGTATATAAAATGGCTGTTGAGCGAGTGTATTCACGATGATTATCTGCCTGAAGATTTGATTACCAATGAGGCAATTGCATTTTTGGCAGAACGATTGACGACTCCATTGCAAATCGAACATTATTTGCAGAGGGCTTTTGAAGACGCTTATCAAGCAGCAACGAAGCCTGTCACTCTTGGTATGGCTGAAGCTGTCTTGACTGTGGGACTTAACGATTTAGAACCTCGCTTAATACGGCATGGTTACACGAAGACAGTACTAGCTGAGTTATTAAATATACGAGTAAGCGAGGTAAATTCTTTTTTACACGCTCAGTTGCCTCCTGGTCGAACCCAAGATTTGAGAGACCAGATGTTAAAAATTGGAATTCCCTTGTATGCGTCAGAGGGAAATTAA
- a CDS encoding IS5 family transposase: protein MSKAYPSNLTYAQYQFLSEMLPEAKKGGRKREVDIWSVLNAIFYILLEGVRWRSLPGDFPAWQTVYTYFRNWRRDGTWMKIHDNLREWTRIEEERHPSPSEAIIDSQSVKSAAMVSQEVGFDTGKKIKGRKRFMTVDTLGLVLRVLVTAANVPERSGGKQVLKRVKEMGNKVSRLTTIWTDGGFDGPAFMMWVMDTCRWIVQVVLRPEQTKGFVLLKKRWVVERTFGWLMGCRRLVRDYELLPETSETFIYLAMIRIMVRRLA, encoded by the coding sequence ATGAGTAAAGCATACCCCAGTAATTTGACCTATGCCCAATATCAATTTCTCAGTGAGATGCTTCCAGAAGCAAAAAAAGGTGGCCGTAAGCGTGAAGTCGATATTTGGTCAGTCCTGAACGCGATTTTTTACATTCTGCTAGAAGGGGTGCGATGGCGATCGCTACCAGGGGACTTTCCCGCTTGGCAAACTGTATATACGTACTTTCGTAACTGGCGCAGGGATGGAACTTGGATGAAGATTCATGATAATCTGCGAGAATGGACGAGAATCGAAGAAGAACGCCATCCAAGTCCGTCAGAAGCCATCATCGATAGTCAAAGTGTCAAAAGTGCAGCGATGGTGAGTCAGGAAGTCGGCTTTGATACAGGCAAAAAAATTAAAGGACGCAAGCGGTTTATGACCGTTGATACGTTGGGATTAGTGCTGCGGGTGTTGGTCACCGCCGCCAATGTGCCAGAGCGGTCAGGTGGTAAACAAGTGCTCAAGCGCGTCAAAGAAATGGGCAATAAGGTTTCTCGCTTGACGACCATTTGGACTGATGGCGGCTTTGATGGTCCAGCCTTCATGATGTGGGTGATGGACACTTGCCGTTGGATTGTGCAGGTGGTGCTGCGACCAGAGCAAACTAAGGGGTTTGTCTTGCTCAAAAAGCGATGGGTGGTGGAGCGCACTTTCGGCTGGCTGATGGGGTGTCGCCGATTGGTTAGAGATTATGAACTTCTACCGGAAACATCGGAGACGTTTATTTACCTTGCCATGATCCGGATCATGGTGAGGCGATTAGCATAA
- a CDS encoding transposase domain-containing protein: protein MRRGSSLLVNFEVQQPYVTPSQLLLAIDQVIPSQTITKAIISTSSVEQRQRILPTHVIVALVIAMSFWSSDSVVSVFKNLIHGLACFRIPELIRFKTPTSS, encoded by the coding sequence GTGCGTAGAGGCAGTAGTCTACTTGTTAACTTTGAGGTTCAACAGCCCTACGTTACCCCAAGCCAATTACTTCTGGCAATCGATCAAGTAATTCCATCTCAGACTATAACGAAGGCAATTATCAGTACTTCTTCTGTTGAGCAACGACAACGAATACTTCCGACTCATGTAATTGTGGCTTTGGTAATAGCCATGAGTTTTTGGTCATCGGACTCCGTTGTATCAGTGTTCAAAAATCTAATTCATGGTTTGGCCTGTTTCCGTATACCGGAATTAATACGTTTTAAAACACCAACTTCTTCATGA
- a CDS encoding DUF2252 domain-containing protein, protein MLKHISAIVTVFILILGFASTSQAATPRSTWVENEIYQYNHPFASQLPQELAMKMQKMTASPFAFYRGTAHIFYRDMQTLPGSGFVNSFTSAIYLEGDMHMQNLGGMRDSNESNVFDTTDFDEGYLGPYVWDLRRMAVSILLAAKENALSSSDAQDIVRNFLDAYLNKMSDFKGTNDELSYRLSESNTNGVVKDLIQEAAGKGRSSLLNKYTLVNSSSNRVFQTTSELQPVSSSTYSDITGAMSSYIASIPSSKRYSNSYYTLKDIRLKLGSGTGSLGKYRYYLLIVGPSSATDDDRILEMKQEGSSAVAIAVPGLLPSSIYGNHEGARVTIATKAMLSNTDPLIGYTTVSSIPFMLHEKSPYQVDFDYTLLTTKSKFMDAMGYSGKVVAKNHAISDKDYDAAIIAVSVDKEVTDITNGNKAVFKDEIVNFALDYVTQVEYDYASFKDAYNRGVTLY, encoded by the coding sequence ATGCTCAAACACATATCTGCAATCGTCACCGTCTTTATTTTAATTTTGGGGTTTGCATCTACATCTCAAGCTGCAACTCCCCGTTCAACTTGGGTGGAAAATGAAATTTACCAATACAACCATCCCTTTGCTTCTCAATTGCCGCAAGAACTGGCAATGAAAATGCAAAAGATGACAGCTAGCCCCTTCGCCTTCTATCGAGGGACGGCTCACATCTTTTATCGTGATATGCAAACATTACCAGGTTCAGGATTTGTCAATTCCTTTACCTCAGCCATCTACTTAGAGGGGGATATGCATATGCAAAATCTTGGGGGAATGAGGGATAGCAATGAGTCGAACGTCTTTGATACCACTGACTTTGATGAAGGTTATCTTGGCCCCTATGTTTGGGATTTGCGACGTATGGCAGTCTCGATTCTCCTAGCAGCCAAAGAGAACGCCCTAAGCTCCAGTGATGCTCAAGATATTGTCCGAAATTTCCTGGATGCTTACCTCAACAAAATGAGCGATTTTAAGGGGACTAACGACGAGCTATCATACCGTTTGTCAGAGAGCAATACCAACGGTGTGGTCAAGGATTTAATTCAAGAGGCAGCAGGTAAGGGCCGTTCTAGTTTGCTAAATAAGTACACCCTGGTAAATAGTAGTAGCAATCGAGTGTTTCAGACAACCTCTGAACTCCAGCCTGTATCCAGCAGCACCTACTCAGATATTACTGGGGCGATGAGCAGCTACATCGCTTCAATTCCTAGCAGTAAGCGTTACAGCAATAGTTACTACACCCTTAAGGACATTCGTCTCAAATTAGGCTCCGGTACTGGTAGTCTTGGTAAATATCGATATTACTTGCTGATTGTTGGCCCAAGTTCAGCAACCGATGATGACCGGATTTTGGAGATGAAACAGGAAGGCAGTAGCGCCGTGGCGATCGCAGTTCCAGGTTTACTACCAAGTTCAATCTATGGAAATCATGAAGGTGCGAGGGTGACAATCGCCACTAAAGCGATGCTTTCTAATACTGACCCTTTAATTGGCTACACTACGGTCAGTAGCATTCCCTTTATGCTGCATGAAAAATCCCCTTATCAGGTGGATTTTGACTATACGTTGCTAACCACTAAGTCAAAGTTCATGGATGCGATGGGATATTCCGGGAAGGTCGTTGCAAAGAATCATGCCATCTCTGATAAAGACTACGATGCTGCGATTATTGCCGTAAGCGTTGATAAAGAAGTGACTGATATCACCAACGGTAACAAGGCTGTATTTAAAGATGAGATTGTTAACTTTGCTCTAGACTATGTAACTCAAGTCGAGTACGACTATGCGAGTTTCAAAGATGCTTACAATCGAGGCGTGACACTTTACTAA
- a CDS encoding DNA cytosine methyltransferase, producing the protein MSGLTQLDLCSGVGADFCYAGLKHGFKLIGTAEIDDYCSGILKLRYPGVHNYGNVRDIPRLAKRRLGYYMHSNRIDLLTASPPCPPFSTEGQRLGGADERDCFPAVLETIGELQPRFAAIENVPGLITCPDYPGQPTGSYFISCPHNRLR; encoded by the coding sequence GTGTCAGGACTCACACAACTTGACCTCTGCTCAGGAGTTGGAGCCGATTTTTGCTATGCAGGACTCAAGCACGGATTTAAACTTATCGGAACCGCAGAGATTGACGATTACTGCTCAGGCATCCTCAAATTGCGATATCCCGGCGTACACAACTACGGCAACGTGCGAGATATCCCAAGACTTGCTAAACGCAGACTCGGATACTATATGCACTCCAATAGAATCGATTTACTTACAGCTTCCCCACCCTGCCCCCCATTCTCCACAGAAGGCCAACGGCTTGGAGGCGCAGACGAGCGTGATTGCTTCCCCGCAGTCCTCGAAACCATTGGAGAATTACAGCCAAGGTTTGCAGCCATTGAAAATGTCCCAGGACTCATCACCTGCCCCGATTACCCAGGACAACCCACAGGCTCATATTTCATATCATGTCCGCATAATCGCTTACGATAA
- a CDS encoding recombinase family protein produces the protein MAMVIYAYLRVSSDRQDLHNQRHGILEYANIHALSPIQFIEDTVSGREKWSERGVGQLLTQTALESDVVIFSEVSRMARSTLQVLEMLECCVRRGINVHIVKLGMVLDDSMQSRITATVLGLAAEIERELIVLRTTEALAKRKAEGKTLGRPKGRQSAHLKLDTREAEIRSYLAKGMSKRSIAKLVDCSPSTLYDWLSRKHLHSRHDKLVEKS, from the coding sequence ATGGCTATGGTTATTTATGCTTATTTAAGAGTCTCCAGCGATCGCCAAGACCTACACAACCAACGACATGGCATTTTGGAGTATGCCAACATACACGCTTTGAGTCCCATCCAGTTTATTGAAGACACAGTTTCTGGACGAGAGAAATGGTCGGAGCGAGGTGTAGGACAACTACTGACTCAAACTGCCCTTGAATCCGATGTAGTAATTTTCTCAGAAGTCAGTCGGATGGCACGCTCTACTCTACAAGTATTAGAAATGCTAGAGTGCTGCGTGCGCCGAGGAATTAACGTCCATATCGTAAAACTTGGTATGGTGCTAGATGATTCAATGCAAAGCCGAATCACAGCAACAGTTTTGGGCTTGGCAGCAGAAATCGAACGGGAATTGATTGTACTCAGAACAACCGAAGCATTAGCCAAACGAAAAGCTGAAGGAAAAACCTTAGGACGACCCAAAGGACGACAATCCGCACATTTAAAACTGGACACAAGGGAAGCAGAAATTCGCAGTTATTTAGCCAAAGGAATGAGCAAACGGTCAATTGCCAAACTAGTCGATTGTTCACCTTCCACCCTTTATGATTGGTTGTCACGTAAACATCTCCACTCACGCCACGACAAATTGGTGGAGAAATCATAA
- a CDS encoding HTH domain-containing protein — MKIRASRIADELQISRQAVYKAIDALSEKEYIEKEDVEYSLKLRSRGCLCDSLENRPQLSTDGDSCKLEATVVNAGRQLSTDGDSCKLEATVVNAGRQPEAETLVEEESQSSKINKTYSDFKKTLSEDERENFIEFAKKKAAQLPNPPLLPQRWIEKNFDELRSQWYKSTGKVSSAQSSKWEADPRSQEWLDKIRSLGFAAFIYESKDLDKERKEFYEWANSNNLIWGDET, encoded by the coding sequence ATGAAGATTAGAGCCTCAAGAATAGCTGATGAGCTACAGATATCAAGGCAAGCAGTTTACAAAGCTATTGATGCACTCTCAGAAAAAGAATACATCGAGAAAGAAGACGTTGAATACAGTTTAAAGCTGCGATCGCGCGGCTGCCTATGTGACAGTTTAGAAAACCGTCCACAACTGTCAACTGACGGCGACAGTTGTAAACTGGAGGCGACAGTTGTAAACGCAGGGCGACAACTGTCAACTGACGGCGACAGTTGTAAACTGGAGGCGACAGTTGTAAACGCAGGGCGACAACCAGAGGCTGAAACCCTTGTAGAAGAGGAGTCCCAAAGCTCTAAGATTAATAAGACTTATTCAGACTTTAAAAAGACTCTCTCAGAAGACGAGAGAGAGAATTTTATTGAATTTGCTAAGAAGAAGGCCGCACAGTTACCCAATCCCCCCCTACTTCCACAGCGCTGGATTGAGAAGAATTTTGATGAACTGCGTAGTCAGTGGTACAAGTCCACGGGTAAAGTGTCCTCGGCGCAATCTTCAAAATGGGAAGCTGACCCCCGGAGTCAAGAGTGGCTAGATAAAATTCGCTCCCTTGGATTCGCTGCTTTCATCTACGAAAGCAAAGATTTAGATAAGGAACGCAAGGAATTTTACGAGTGGGCAAACTCCAATAATTTAATTTGGGGGGATGAAACATGA
- a CDS encoding ASCH domain-containing protein → MISEAWSTPLTFSGTMRNGLLSVAAILPAPTLESEYCWLRSPGALSSTGKGRPPGLTKQEAGLKNLGAIKSGQVVNPEFLESSYALPLGWTDPQENRSALELLAKMELSELAAPPLETPLIGELRVSDFAALPTLIPYVENQQLQKLKAITLHQPWAYLVGRYKWFETRSWSTNYRGKIAIHAAKKQHDTDEWCSLLEDLLPPVEELVFGAVVAIADLTDCILMTEEFISQQSETELKCGLWEPGRYAWKLENIQILPEPIPARGKQGLWNIELPFALAQPAAGIAPQSLIDRFLEENRDYECTQQSEAEWH, encoded by the coding sequence ATGATATCAGAGGCGTGGTCTACACCCTTGACCTTTTCGGGTACGATGCGGAATGGCTTACTATCTGTTGCGGCCATTTTGCCAGCCCCTACATTAGAGAGCGAGTATTGCTGGTTGCGATCGCCAGGAGCATTGTCATCGACTGGGAAAGGGCGACCCCCTGGACTGACCAAGCAAGAAGCTGGATTGAAGAATTTAGGAGCGATCAAGAGCGGGCAAGTGGTAAACCCGGAATTTCTAGAGAGCAGCTACGCACTTCCACTTGGCTGGACAGACCCACAGGAAAACAGATCAGCATTGGAGTTGCTAGCAAAAATGGAGTTATCCGAACTCGCCGCGCCGCCCTTGGAAACGCCCTTGATTGGAGAGTTGCGAGTATCGGACTTCGCCGCGTTGCCTACCTTAATTCCTTATGTAGAGAATCAGCAGCTACAAAAGCTTAAAGCAATAACTCTGCATCAACCTTGGGCTTATTTAGTTGGTAGATATAAGTGGTTTGAAACTAGAAGCTGGTCTACAAACTATAGAGGTAAAATCGCTATTCATGCAGCCAAAAAACAACATGACACTGACGAATGGTGCAGTTTGTTAGAAGACTTGTTACCACCAGTTGAAGAGTTGGTATTTGGTGCAGTGGTGGCGATCGCTGACCTTACCGACTGCATTTTGATGACTGAAGAATTTATCAGCCAGCAGTCAGAGACAGAGCTAAAGTGTGGATTATGGGAGCCAGGGCGTTATGCTTGGAAGCTCGAAAATATTCAGATTCTCCCCGAACCCATACCAGCTAGAGGTAAGCAGGGACTTTGGAATATTGAATTACCATTCGCGTTGGCGCAGCCCGCCGCAGGTATCGCCCCCCAATCACTAATAGATAGATTCTTAGAGGAAAATCGGGATTACGAGTGTACGCAGCAATCAGAAGCGGAATGGCACTAA
- a CDS encoding helix-turn-helix domain-containing protein, translated as MIASERDAQTQKVESSAEVTLSLPFIPAWLDDYGLNPPEFRVYAHIARRAGKTGKCWESVVNIAKACRLCRNLTLKALHSLTEKYRLLIRNKREGETYEYSLAPQSEWAPPVPPEDRCLSRTKREKAPTDPSLQGTGSDTLEEHQPVAGEDTKVIQFKEYQERQQQDNVVVPIDFEKLSIWRRNQDATRYCQIPPIYDEATGVEVQQQMDTEGITAQKVVSRAIALSKVPRLLLEIMASVGEKLVNVCKSLEEGLQKPNNQKQTQKIDTTKPSSVPETDSIPEHEFQHLKEQGIYLNRAVADKLWLKHSSEFADAIAYVLSKDKVKDKAAYFRKCLEQGWLKDSKSQRRDPYELNEEQKQWYEWASSCGLCDGRPIRHCCLMNGEVAIVVFEPELKCHTPMPLSRAMQKYPYLQLEGV; from the coding sequence ATGATTGCATCTGAGCGAGATGCTCAAACTCAAAAAGTTGAATCCTCCGCAGAAGTTACACTATCACTACCGTTTATTCCAGCATGGCTTGACGACTACGGACTAAATCCACCCGAATTCCGAGTCTACGCACATATCGCCAGACGAGCTGGGAAGACAGGAAAGTGCTGGGAATCAGTTGTTAATATTGCTAAAGCTTGCAGGCTCTGTCGTAATCTCACGCTCAAGGCACTTCACTCGTTGACAGAGAAATATAGGCTTCTCATCAGAAATAAACGAGAAGGTGAGACGTATGAGTATTCATTAGCCCCGCAATCAGAGTGGGCCCCACCTGTTCCTCCAGAGGACAGGTGCTTAAGCAGAACTAAGAGAGAAAAAGCGCCAACTGACCCATCCTTACAAGGGACGGGTAGCGATACCTTGGAAGAACACCAACCAGTTGCTGGAGAGGACACAAAGGTAATCCAATTTAAGGAATACCAAGAAAGGCAACAACAGGATAATGTTGTTGTTCCTATAGATTTTGAGAAACTTTCCATTTGGCGACGCAATCAAGATGCTACTCGCTACTGCCAAATACCTCCCATCTACGATGAAGCGACTGGAGTTGAAGTACAACAGCAAATGGACACAGAAGGAATAACTGCCCAGAAAGTCGTTAGCAGAGCGATCGCATTATCAAAAGTTCCCCGGTTGCTTTTAGAAATAATGGCATCTGTGGGCGAGAAATTAGTAAATGTGTGTAAATCATTAGAAGAGGGTCTGCAAAAGCCTAATAACCAAAAACAGACACAAAAAATTGATACTACCAAACCCAGTAGCGTTCCTGAAACAGACAGTATTCCTGAACACGAGTTTCAACACTTGAAAGAACAAGGTATTTACCTCAATCGAGCTGTGGCAGACAAACTTTGGCTCAAACACAGCAGTGAGTTTGCAGATGCGATCGCATATGTGTTGAGCAAGGATAAGGTCAAAGATAAAGCGGCATACTTCCGTAAGTGTCTGGAACAGGGATGGCTGAAAGATAGTAAATCTCAAAGGCGAGACCCTTACGAGCTGAATGAAGAACAGAAACAATGGTATGAGTGGGCTTCATCCTGTGGATTATGCGATGGGCGACCAATTAGGCATTGCTGCTTAATGAACGGTGAAGTTGCAATTGTTGTTTTTGAACCAGAGCTTAAATGTCATACACCCATGCCACTTTCAAGAGCAATGCAGAAGTATCCATATTTACAGTTAGAGGGTGTTTGA